The DNA segment TGCTTGACAGGTCCGCGCGCGATGAGGCCTTGTTGGTCCAACGAAAAGATTTATGTCGGAAGCGATTCTTGTAACAGGCGGGGCGGGATACATTGGATCCCATACGGTGAGGCAACTCGCGCGGCTGGGCCGCAAGGTCGTTGTTCTGGACAGCTTGGTTTACGGCCACCGCGATGCGATCGTGGATCCTTCCGTCGACTTCGTCGAAGGGGAGGTGGGCGACCGCGCTCTCCTTCAGGCTCTTTTCGAGAAGCACCGGTTTGGTGCCGTCATCCATTTCGCGGCCTTCACCTACGTGGGGGAATCGGTAACGGATCCGCTGAAATACTACCGCAACAACACAGCGGAGCCCCTGACCCTTCTGGAAGTGATGCGGGACAGCGGCTGCAAGGCCTTCGTTTTCTCCTCCACCTGCGCCACCTACGGCGTGCCGGATGCCATCCCCATCACCGAAAGCAACCGCCAGCAGCCGATCAACCCCTACGGCCGCAGCAAGCTGATGATGGAGTGGATCCTGAAGGACTGCGACACGGCATGGGGGCTGAAAAGCGTCTGCCTGCGCTACTTCAACGCCAGTGGCTCATCCGCCGACGGCCTGATCGGTGAGGACCACAATCCGGAAACCCATCTCATTCCGCGCGTGCTGATGGCCCTGACCGGAGAGATCACGCATCTGGAGGTGTTCGGCACGGACTATGAGACACCGGACGGCACCTGCATCCGGGACTACATCCATGTGGAGGATCTGGCGGACGCGCACGGACGGGCGGTGGACCATCTCCTGTCCGGAGGGGCCTCCCTGCAGTGCAATCTGGGAACGGGGGTCGGTGTGTCCGTGAAGGAAATCATCGATGCGGCGCAGGAAGTGACGGGCCTCGAGGTCCCGGTGAAATATGGGCCCCGCCGTGAGGGCGACCCGCCCCGCTTGGTGGCGGACCCATCGCTGGCCGCCGGAGTCCTGGGATGGACCGCAGCCCACAAGGACGTCCGCGACATGCTCCGTCCCGCCTGGGCATGGATGACGGGACCGCGGAAGGGCAGGTACGCGAACACCCCCGGCTCCGCGCCTTGACGCGAAAACGTTGGTTTTTGGGCGAATAGGGAAAAAGCGCGGGGAGGCGGGGCCCGTAGCGATGGTAATGAAAGGAGTCCTCTTTTTCCTGCTCCTGTTTCTCGTGGTCCCCGCAAGGGCGGGGGAGTACTTCATCGAGGCGGAGACATTCAAAGGCTGGCGGATCGTGGAGGGACCGCTGGCGAAGTCCGCGTCCGGTCTGAAGATGCTGGGAGGAAACCCCGGCGCGCCGGAAGCGGTGGCCACGGTGCCGGTCAAAGATGCCGGTCGCTACCATGTGTGGGTCCGCTACCTTTCCCGGGCGGACCGCCGGGCACCGTTCCGGCTGGACCTGTCGGCGGCTGGCAGGGTGATTGGCGGCGAGGTGTTTGACGAAAGCCATGATTCCTCCACGCCCAAGGACGAACTGGGGTGGAAATCCTTCGCCGTGGATCTGCCCGAAGGCGACGTGACGCTGAAGCTGGTCAGGCATCCGTCCAAGGATGGTGCCCCGTCGATGCGGCTCATCGACTGCGTGCTGCTGACGATGGACCCCGCCGCGAAGCCGAACCATCTTCACTACGGTGCGCAGACCTACGTCCGTGTGACCCTGGGGGAGGGATATGACAAGCCCGCCTATATCCACATCTTCGCGGACCACTATCGCGCCCCCTGGTATGCCCATTGGTCGTTGGGAAAGGACGGCGCGGTAGCCGCCACCAGCGTGAAAAAGGAGAGCATGCTGGTCTCCGGGCAGGCCACTCCATGGTGCAACATCACCCCAACCATCTACCAGGACAGCGGTGCGATGCTGTATTTCACCTCCCGGCACGGCTACACGGACACGGCGCCCCACTTGAAGGCCACCATTGAGTTCGCGACCTCCCCGGAGGAATCGGCGGTGGTCCGCCGCTACGAGATCGACAACGCTCCCGGCTCCATGGGCATCTACGTGCCGCCCAACCTGGAGACGGAGGAAAATCGCACTCTGCTGAAACGGGACATCGACCTGGCGATCGGGATCGGAGAAAAAGCCGACCGCCATCCTTGGCCGCAACACGGGCGGAAGGCTGTGAAATTCCCCCTCTTGGTCACCGCTCCCATGGAGCCGTATGGCATCGGCGGGCCGGACCGGCGGGTGCGGGAGCGGGAGTTGAAGACTCTGGACTACTTCGGCTTCAACGGCCCGCACACCCACATCCGGGGGGCTTGGTTCTACAAGGACCGCTCCTATTGCTCTCCGGATCTCGACAAAATACGGACCGAGTTCCGGAAGGCCGCCGCCACGTTCAAGGAGAAAGGAAAGAATGCCGCGGACATCCTGTTCTGCGAACTGATGGATGAACCCACCGGGCAGCCTCTGGAACTCGCCGCCACCCTGCCGTCCTACACGGAGGCCTTCCGCGCATGGCTGCGGGGGAAAGGCCTGTCACCGGCGGATCTGCTCGTCACGGACTGGGAGAAGGTGAACATCATACTCCCGGAGCGGCGGGATGAATTTCCCGCGCTCTATTATTATTCGCAGCTCTTCCGCACCCGGGCGCTGGCGGACTTCATGGCCGTCCAGGGAAAGATCGCGAAGGAGGCGTATGGTGCGGATTTTCCCGTTCTGGCGAATCTCAGCGACGGCGCGATCTATGGCGCGAACTTCTGCCTGCAAGGAGTGAACTATTTTGAAATGCTGGACTCCGACGACCAGAACGCCATCTGGGGCGAGGACTGGGCGAACGGCGCGTCATCCTACCAATGCGCGATGTTCAACGTGGATCTCATGCGGGCGGCGGCGCGCGAGCGGGGGCAGAAGATAGCGCATCACCTCATCGCGCACTCGCGCCGGAAGCCATGGGATGTGAAGTTGAAGGGCACGGGCGGTGTCGCGAGAGGGGTGAAGATCCTCAATAACTTCTGTTATGGTCCGCTGTGGGGATCCCACGAAGGCGGGCCGTGGTTCCGGAGCCATCTGTGGCAAGCCCAGCCGGATACCTGGACTGCCTACGCGGCCCTTTCGCGGGAGATCGGGGCGGTGGAGGATCTGCTGCTGCCGGCGATGCCCGCCCCCGCCGAGGTGGCCCTGCTTTACGGCAGTTCCAGCGATGTATGGTCCGCCGGGGAAAGCTCCGCGCATGGTTTCGAGCGGATGCACACCTGGATGGCCCTGACCCACGCGCAGGTGCCCGTCGATGTCCTGGAGGAACGCCAGATCGAACGCGGGATGTTGGATGGCTACAAGGTGTGCTATCTGGCCGGGCCGAATCTCACCCGTGCCGCCGCCATCCGGTTGAAAGAATGGGTCCGCGCGGGCGGCGCCCTTTTCCTTTCCGCGGGAGCGGCCTCCCGGGACGAATTCAACCGGCCCATGGACATTCTGGAGGAAGTGCTGCCCGCAGTACGCGGTGAACCGTCAGAGACGCAGGTGTTCCGGAGCTCGGGCCGCTATCTTGATACTCTCCGCCCGACCGATACCGTCCGCTGGGGCGGCGGGCAGGCTGAAGTGCTTTGCGTGAAGCAATCGCTTTCGGCGAAGGCGGGAGCGGAAATTTCCGCCACGTTCCAGGACGGCACTCCGGCGATGGTCAGCGGAGGCCGTGTCACCGTCTGCGGATTCCTGCCCGCGCTCAGCTACATCAAGACCGCACTGGATTGCCGCAAGGAAGCGGAGAAAGCCGGGCATCCGCTCACGGAGCGCAGCTACAACCCGTGGGAATTTCCGCCCGCCCTGCGTGAGCTGATCGTGCGTCCGGCGGCATCGGTGCGGTGCCCCGTCGAGTGTTCGCATGCGCTGGTCGATGCCGTCTTCATGCCGGGGGAGCGGGGTGTGGTGGTCCCGCTGTCAAACTACACGCTGGAACCCATCCCGGAACTCACCCTGGGCATTGTTTCCCCGGAGAAGGTCAAGGCGGTGGAATCCGCCGTCCACGGCAAGCTGTCCTTCCACCAGGGTGAAAGGGTGGAGGTGAAGATGCCCCTCGGAAACAACGACTTCCTGATGCTGTGGTTCGAATGAATCCCGTATGAGGAGGAATCGGGATCCGCGGAAAGGCTGATACAGCGGCCAGGCCGCCCGGTGAGACCGCGTTCAGGAAAAATCCCCGTCGTGGAGAATGAAATCGAACGGGTAGGTCCGGCCATCGGACGAAGCCAGTATGGCATTTTCGGGCCGGACATCCGTGGCGATGGCGGAGTCTTTCCTCCAGGTTTGGGTCTGTAGCATCACCAGTTGCGATGGTGGGGAAAAGCGCTCCCAGCCTTCAGCGGCCATCCATTCGGACAAGGCTCCGTTGTCCGGGTTTTCACCAAGGAAGAAGGGCTGCGAAAGCACCAGGAAGTCGCCGTTCCCACCGATGAATTCCAATTCGAGGCCGGTCGGGAAATGACGCTCCGCCAGCCAGAAGCGGAACAGAGATTCGGCCAGTCTGCCGGGCCGCAGCATCCAGCGACGGTCGGCATCGCGATCAATTTTCCAGCCGAATCCGGCTTTCCCCGCAGAGCTGAGCAGCTTGATCACCCGCTGGTTTTCCGGGTCGCCAAACACGACCGCTTCGCCACCACCACCGATCAATGAGAGCGGCCCGTCTGACTCCAGCTCGTGGAAGTCCGCCAGCCGCATCGCCAGGGATCTGCCGAACTCCGGCGTCTCGCGGAAAATGGCGCTCAGTTCGTCTTCGACCTGGCGACCCGCAAGCTTTTCGGCGAAGGCGCTTTGGTCAATGCATCTTCCGGCAGCACGGGCCCACTCCGTGATTCGAGCGTCGCCGAGCGCTGGCGGTTGCGGCGGGTTTGCTCCAGCATTCCCTCCGCCGAAACCCACGGCTGATTCTTCGGTGCCATGCGGAAAGGCTAGCACCCGAGACAGGTTTTTCAAAGTGAAATCCGGCCACGTCATCGGACTTCCATGGTTGCGGGAAAGGTTGCGATTTCAACGCGAATCTCCGGGGAAGCGTCCGGCAGTCCCTTCACGCCAGCAGGTCCTTCACCACATGGCCATGCACGTCCGTCAGGCGGAAGTGGCGGCCGGAGTAGAGATAGGTGAGGCGTTCGTGGTCCAGACCCAGGCAGTGGAGGATGGTGGCCTGGACATCGTGGACGTGGACGGGGTTTTCCACGATGTGGTAGCCGAGTTCGTCGGTCTGGCCGTAGGTCTGTCCGCCCTTGATGCCGCCGCCCGCCATCCAGATGGTGAAGGCGGACGGATGGTGGTCCCGGCCGAGCGAGCGGCCAAGGGAGGGGTTGCTCTCGACCATCGGCGTGCGACCGAACTCGCCGCCCCAGACGACCAGCGTTTCATCGAGAAGACCGCGTTGCTTCAGGTCGGTGACCAGCGCGGAGCTCGCCTGGTCGGTCTCCTTGCAGAGCTTGCCGTGGTTTCCGGCGAGGTCGGAATGTGCGTCCCAGCCCTCGTGGTAGATGTTGATGAAGCGCACGCCGCGCTCGATCATGCGGCGCGCCAGCAGGCAGGCGCGGGCGTAGGTCGGCTTGTTGATGTCCTCGATGCCATAGAGCTCGAGGATATGCTTCGGCTCTCCGGACAAGTCGGTGAGTTCCGGCGCGCTCTGCTGGAGGCGGAACGCCATTTCATGGGAGGCGATGCGGGTGGCGATCTCCGGATCCCCGACCGCGTCGAGCTGGGCGCGGTTGAAGTCGCCGATGAGGTCCAGGGTGGCGCGCTGGAGCTGGCGGTCCACCCCCTTCGGGCTGGCGGTGTTGAGGATGGGATCGCCGGAGTTCCGGAAGCGGACGCCGGAGTGGACGGTGGGGAGGAAGCCGCTGGACCAGTTCGCTGCGCCGCCGCTGATGCCCGCGCCGGTGCTGAGCACGACGAAGGACGGCAGATCCTTGTTCATCGAGCCGAGGCCGTAGGTCACCCATGAGCCGATGCTGGGGCGGCCGGGCTGGAGGAAGCCCGTGTTGAAGAAAATCTGCGCGGGTGCGTGGTTGAACTGGTCCGTTTTGACGGAGCGGATGAAACAGAGGTCGTCCGCGATCTTCGCGGTGTGCGGCAACAGCTCGCTCACCACCGCGCCGGATTGGCCATGTTGGGAGAATTTGAATTTCGACGCCATCACCCCCGCGTCCGGGCGGATGAAGGCCAGCCGCTGGCCGCCGATGACAGATGGTGGCAGGGGCTTGCCGTCGAGCTTCTCCAGCTCCGGCTTCGGGTCGAAGAGGTCGAGCTGCGAAGGGGCGCCCGCCATGAACAGGTGGATCACCGACTTTGCCTTTCCCTGGAAGTGGGGTTGGAGCGGCTGCGGGGCCATGGCGGAGGCGGCGCGGACCAGCGGATTCGCCATCAGGGAGGCGAGTCCGATCTTGCCAAGTCCCATCCCGCACTCGCGGAGAAACCAGCGGCGGCTGACGGACCCGTGCGGATCGAAATATCGGCTCTGGCAGTTCATGGGGTCAGTTCTTGGTGATGGTTTCGTCCAGATTGAGGAGCACGCGTGCGACGGTCATCCAGGCGGTCTCTTCCGGCGTGGCCTTGTCCGGCATCAGTTCGCCGGGCATCAGTTCGCCCTTCCGGATGCGGTCGAGCTGGTCCGAGTAAAAGGTTGCGAGTTTCCTGGTCTCATCCGCTGTCGGCGGGCGGGTGAGGCAGCGTTGGAAGGCGTAGGCGGACTTCTCCTCCGGTGTCCCCGGATGTGCGGCGACCTTCTTCCCAAGTGCACGCGCGGTCTCGACAAAGACCTCGTCATTGAGGAGGACGAGCGATTGGAGGGGCGTGTTCGAGACTTCGCGGCGGGCGACACAGGCTTCTCCGGTCGGTGCGTCGAAGGTCATGAACGAGGCGAAGGGTGCGGAGCGCTTGGCGAAGGTGTAGAGGCCGCGGCGGTAGCGGTCCTCTCCCTCGCTGACCTTCCAGCTCATGCCGCCGTAGGCACCCTCCGTGACGCTCGACGGTTGGGGGGGGCGCACGGACGGGCCGTAAAGTTTTCCGGAGAGGAGGCCGGACGCGCTGAGGGCCAGATCCCGGATCATCTCCGCCTCGATCCTGAGGCGCGGGCCACGGGCGAGCAGGCGGTTCTGCGGATCCTTCTCCAGCAGCTCCGGCGTGATGCGGGAGTCCTGCCGGTAGGTGGAACTGGTGACGATGAGACGGTGCAGCTTTTTCATCGACCAGCCGTTCTCCACGAAGTTCACGGCCAGCCAGTCGAGCAATTCGGGATGGCTGGGAACTTCACCCTGGAAGCCGAAGTCATCCAGCGTCTTCACCAGTCCGGTGCCGAAGAACGCCTGCCACTGGCGGTTGACGGTCACCCGTGCGGTGAGCGGATTCTCGGGTGATACCAGCCACTTCGCGAATCCCAGCCGGTTCGCCGGTTGGCCCGGTGCCAGCGGAGGGAGGAAGGCGGGCACGTGAGGCTGGATTTCCTGGGCCGGCTGGGTGAATTCGCCGCGGTTGTGCAGGCGTGTCTTGCGGAAATGTTCGGTTCGTTCGCGCATGACAAGCGTGCGCTGCGGGGTGATTGGCTTGAACAGATCGCGGATCGGCTTGCCCGCTTCCGCGAGCTGCGGGGCATCCAGCAGGAACTGGCGGAAAAGCTTCGCCCGGTCGTCCGCGGTCAGTTCGGGTTTCGCGAGTGCCTCCTCCAGTTCCGGAGACAGGACGCGGGCGGTCGTTTTTTGTGATGCGCTGGTGGCGGAGATGCGGAACTTGCCGAGGGTGGAGGCGTAGTAGCGGCCCATCTTCAGCTCGATGACGAGATCGCCCGCAGCAGGCAGTGGTTCCGCGAGCAGGATGACGGCGGTTTGGTTTTCACCCACCCTTTCCTTGATCGTCCAACCGGTGAGGTCGTTGCCATTGATCGCGAGCCTGGCATCCCCGGTGGTCGAGCTGGCATCGGCCAGCTTGATGTCCTTGCCGTCCGCTTTCACGGTGAAACTGTAGAGGAAGAAATCCCCCGGGGTGCCCTCGTAGTACACCTTTCCAGGGCCGAAGCCGGGCAGGCGCTTGTCTGTCAGCGTTTCCAACCGCAGGGCGGTGATTCCCGCCGGAGCGTTTTTATAGGTGAGGGTGAAGCGGTCATCCTTTGAGGTGTCGCCGGAAACGAACACAGAGCCGTCCGGCTCGTTGCTGAGGATGGGTTCGTTGGAATCGAGCGTCGTGGCAGTGAGGGTGGCCCACGGCACGGTTTCGGCGCGGCCTTTCTCCAGCCATTGGTTGAACGCGTGATCGATCGCCTGCTTGCGGCGCTCGTCGTCCGTGAGCTGCTGCGGTGGCGCGATGAGTTCCTTGCCGAACGAGACACGGACACGGCCGATGGTGTGATGGCCTCCGAAGTTCTGGACGAGGCGCACCTTGAACTCCCGCTCGCCGGTGCCGGACGGCTTCTCCAGGTGGAACACGGCGGCGCGGTCCTTCTTGTGCGAGCCGCCCTCCACCTGCACCGCCCAACCGGTGTCCTCCTTGCCATCGATGGCGGCGGCCACCGGGTAACCGGACTGCTCCGCATCGGCGGACGCTTTGGAGAAGGTGATCCGTTCCCATTCTCCGGTGGCGCCTTTCGGGCGGGTGAAAAGCTCCAGCTCACTCAGTACGAAGTTCCCATGGCCGGTCCGGCCGGGGCCGCCGGACACGATCTTCTTGTCCGCCAGTGTTTCGATCCGCAGGCGGTCCGCATTTGCCGGATCCGCCGTGAGGAGCAGCTCGTAGGTTTCCTTTTCCGGACCTTGGGCGGTGAACAGCGCGGAGTGGTCGGCCTGGATCTTTGGCAGTTCTCCGGACGCGGAGGTGACGGAAGAGAGGCGGGGAGTGGACCAGTCCGCATCCGCCGGTTTTTCCAGCGGCCACTTGGACGGCAGCGCGGTGATCATTTCCTCCGCCCGTTTCGCCCGCTTCGCCTCGCGCTCCGGCAGTGTGGCGTCCGGCAGATCATGGTTGATGTCATCGGCATTGTTCAGGAATGCCATGATGCCGAAGTATTCCGTGTGCAGGATGGGATCGTATTTGTGCGTGTGGCACTGGGCGCAACCCAGGGTGAGGCCCAGCCAGGTGGTGCCGGTGGTGGCCACACGGTCCGCCATCGCATGGTAGCGGAACTCCAGCGGATCGTTTCCGCCCTCTTCGTTGAGCATGCTGTTGCGGTGGAAGCCGGTGGCGGTGACGTCCTCTGTCGTGGCTCCCGGCAGCATGTCACCGGCGAGCTGCTTCACGGTGAACTGGTCGAAGGGCATGTCGCCGTTGAGCGCGCGGATCACCCAGTCCCGGTAGGGCCAGATCTGGCGTTCGCGGTCCTTCTCGTAACCATTGGTGTCGGCGTACCGGGCGAGGTCGAGCCAGCGGCGCGCCCAGCGTTCACCGTAGGCGGGGGATGCCAACAGGCGGTCCACCACCTTTTCATAGGCGTCCGGAGAGGCGTCCTTGGCGAATGCCTCCGCTTCCTCCGGGGAGGGCGGCAGGCCGGTGAGATCAAGCGTCACCCGCCGGATCAACTGGTATTTCCCGGCCTCCGCAGAGGGCTTCAGGTTCATCGCCGCGAGTTTCCTGCGGATGAATTCGTCGATGCCGTGCGGCTTGCCGTCCGACTCGGGGGCGACGAAAGACCAATGGGGCCGGTACTCCGCCCCGGAAGCGATCCATTGCTCCAGGATTTTCTTTTCCGCGTCCGTCAGTTCCATCTTCGCGCTGGCGGGCGGCATGCGGTCATCCGGGTCCGCGGCGTGCAGCCGTTTGATGAATTCA comes from the Luteolibacter sp. SL250 genome and includes:
- the galE gene encoding UDP-glucose 4-epimerase GalE; translation: MSEAILVTGGAGYIGSHTVRQLARLGRKVVVLDSLVYGHRDAIVDPSVDFVEGEVGDRALLQALFEKHRFGAVIHFAAFTYVGESVTDPLKYYRNNTAEPLTLLEVMRDSGCKAFVFSSTCATYGVPDAIPITESNRQQPINPYGRSKLMMEWILKDCDTAWGLKSVCLRYFNASGSSADGLIGEDHNPETHLIPRVLMALTGEITHLEVFGTDYETPDGTCIRDYIHVEDLADAHGRAVDHLLSGGASLQCNLGTGVGVSVKEIIDAAQEVTGLEVPVKYGPRREGDPPRLVADPSLAAGVLGWTAAHKDVRDMLRPAWAWMTGPRKGRYANTPGSAP
- a CDS encoding DUF1501 domain-containing protein; the encoded protein is MNCQSRYFDPHGSVSRRWFLRECGMGLGKIGLASLMANPLVRAASAMAPQPLQPHFQGKAKSVIHLFMAGAPSQLDLFDPKPELEKLDGKPLPPSVIGGQRLAFIRPDAGVMASKFKFSQHGQSGAVVSELLPHTAKIADDLCFIRSVKTDQFNHAPAQIFFNTGFLQPGRPSIGSWVTYGLGSMNKDLPSFVVLSTGAGISGGAANWSSGFLPTVHSGVRFRNSGDPILNTASPKGVDRQLQRATLDLIGDFNRAQLDAVGDPEIATRIASHEMAFRLQQSAPELTDLSGEPKHILELYGIEDINKPTYARACLLARRMIERGVRFINIYHEGWDAHSDLAGNHGKLCKETDQASSALVTDLKQRGLLDETLVVWGGEFGRTPMVESNPSLGRSLGRDHHPSAFTIWMAGGGIKGGQTYGQTDELGYHIVENPVHVHDVQATILHCLGLDHERLTYLYSGRHFRLTDVHGHVVKDLLA
- a CDS encoding PSD1 and planctomycete cytochrome C domain-containing protein, producing MRSRKTQPALRALAAFAVAASAHAAEKPDFARDVRPILSNRCFKCHGPDEGTRKGKLRLDERNAALGEGKSGEIAIVPGKPAESEFIKRLHAADPDDRMPPASAKMELTDAEKKILEQWIASGAEYRPHWSFVAPESDGKPHGIDEFIRRKLAAMNLKPSAEAGKYQLIRRVTLDLTGLPPSPEEAEAFAKDASPDAYEKVVDRLLASPAYGERWARRWLDLARYADTNGYEKDRERQIWPYRDWVIRALNGDMPFDQFTVKQLAGDMLPGATTEDVTATGFHRNSMLNEEGGNDPLEFRYHAMADRVATTGTTWLGLTLGCAQCHTHKYDPILHTEYFGIMAFLNNADDINHDLPDATLPEREAKRAKRAEEMITALPSKWPLEKPADADWSTPRLSSVTSASGELPKIQADHSALFTAQGPEKETYELLLTADPANADRLRIETLADKKIVSGGPGRTGHGNFVLSELELFTRPKGATGEWERITFSKASADAEQSGYPVAAAIDGKEDTGWAVQVEGGSHKKDRAAVFHLEKPSGTGEREFKVRLVQNFGGHHTIGRVRVSFGKELIAPPQQLTDDERRKQAIDHAFNQWLEKGRAETVPWATLTATTLDSNEPILSNEPDGSVFVSGDTSKDDRFTLTYKNAPAGITALRLETLTDKRLPGFGPGKVYYEGTPGDFFLYSFTVKADGKDIKLADASSTTGDARLAINGNDLTGWTIKERVGENQTAVILLAEPLPAAGDLVIELKMGRYYASTLGKFRISATSASQKTTARVLSPELEEALAKPELTADDRAKLFRQFLLDAPQLAEAGKPIRDLFKPITPQRTLVMRERTEHFRKTRLHNRGEFTQPAQEIQPHVPAFLPPLAPGQPANRLGFAKWLVSPENPLTARVTVNRQWQAFFGTGLVKTLDDFGFQGEVPSHPELLDWLAVNFVENGWSMKKLHRLIVTSSTYRQDSRITPELLEKDPQNRLLARGPRLRIEAEMIRDLALSASGLLSGKLYGPSVRPPQPSSVTEGAYGGMSWKVSEGEDRYRRGLYTFAKRSAPFASFMTFDAPTGEACVARREVSNTPLQSLVLLNDEVFVETARALGKKVAAHPGTPEEKSAYAFQRCLTRPPTADETRKLATFYSDQLDRIRKGELMPGELMPDKATPEETAWMTVARVLLNLDETITKN